From the Cydia amplana chromosome 8, ilCydAmpl1.1, whole genome shotgun sequence genome, the window gaaacatttgaatttcgcgcctttttttactgacaagatttggttgaccagctgtaAGTTGTAGTCTCCTTTAACAAATCTGTTACTGTATGGTTACTGTAGACGGGATTAAATTAGGTGCTCCGTAAATATTAAGCAGCTCATCCATCAGCATAAGGCGCTGAATGCcaaaagggccctccacactcgtgcgcgaatcgcggtgcgaagccgcgaacgcgagtgtggcgtcgatttcgcagattgttcacgccttcgcgcatTGTTCCCcattttttgtcggtttttcggcccgcgtcaaaggaggcgcgaagcgcgaactagcaagactccacattactcactattttggctcatcagttgcaagattaatattaattatattatataaagcgtctataatttacggttttacaacaaaacaaaatggaaaaatagccacagcaagtatgatgccgtagataaatgacagttaaactcgatcagctgatgcttttccgccatcttggcgcgaaccAAACTGCGAATTCACCGTGAAgtgtgcgagtgtggagtcataattcaacgtcgcgatatgttcgctctgcgaagtcgcgccgcgattcacgcgcatagtctggagggggggagggggctAAAGGAGGGGCAATCAAAGATGATGTGATCCAAAGACTTCTTGCATTTGACAACGATCACAATAAGGAGAGGGAACTAAAAATATATACCAGGGTCCAATATGAAGCAAAGAATCAAGAAGGCACAACTGGCTCAGTGGATTGGAGTAcatcttattaataaaaattctttgttctagttgttattattttttcaatataaataaatgatacgAGTAAAGCCCcaaataatatttcttttttttttcatacaaaataatatgaaaactgATCTGGATGGTTCATACTACAATTTGGACATTTGCATATAAACCGAGTAATGTTCCAAAACGTATACAATCACAAACATGCCTACAACACGGTCTGTAAGGCCGCATAAACACGAGCGATTTTTCAACGCGCGGATAAAAAGCGTTTggatgacacaaatggatacatgtgtatttataggtacatacttggtcaagcagatcttgtcagtcgAAAAAGGCggcgaatttgaaaaatgtaggtgcgaagggatatcgtcccatagaaaatttaaatttcgcgccttttttttactgacaagatttgtttgatcAGCTATATATTCACATGATGAGCGTAGCACTTTTtcgactttaaactttaaacgttggtcattaaatcgaatttagcgtgCGGACGGATTGAAGCGCTTTTTTAAcacgcgttgaaaaagcgctcgtacGAATGAGGCCTAACGAGGCTCCCGAGCTCCTAACCAATGACCTTGGTAATTTCTGACCATGATAATAGTGTTAACACACTATtacaccgcaccgcgaccttggtgagTCGTACCCATAAGGTCGCGGCACGGTGCGGTGCGAAagtgtgttatcactttaaataggtattcaTTGGTATTTGAAcaggcacttttattttgtcttGTCAGTTGTCAATGTTGACGTTTCTTTAACTTCATTCTTTCCGATTCCGACTTTGCCTAATTTGcaatcaaaagaaaataactattttctgtGTACAGAAATCACTGTATCTTGTGAATATTTGAATAGAGCCAGGAATGCAGAAAATTCCATCTCTAACAGTTGAATTAAACTTTTATCAAACCGCTCAAATTTACGACAAGTAAACAAATCAAAGATGGGAACAGAAAGCTGTGGAGTTATAAACGATATTGCACAAGTTTTTCGCCCATACATTCAAAACATATATCAGGACCTTAAATTGGGTATGTACTTATGTAGACTAATAAGTTATTAACCTCTTGTGTGTGTATGATAAGTTGATAAGGATCCTGGCCGAATATTAGTCATatttttgcattttattcaaCAACAACTATTTCTActcatatccagcacaatcgaggtttgaacccacgatttttgaccaccaGACACATGAAAGGTGGCTATTTGTACAAATTGTTTTCACCTAAGTAAATCATTTTGATCCTAAATATTAATATTGACAGGATTATGCAAAACAAAGGTTGATATCGAAAGAATATCAGGATCTGCGGAAGGAGCCGAAAGTCAATTCCGATTAGTTCTACCATACTGTTCTAAGAAATTGAAATGGGAAGTAATCTTTGATGCTTCAACTCCATGGTTTGCTCCGGACTTTAGATTTGATGATGAGTCATTTCTGAATAATCTCGATGAAGACTTTTTGGAGGATAAAGTCCCAAGCCTTGCTAAGTGGAATGAGAATGATCCTAAGGCTTTAAGTGGAGTCATATCAGAGCTGCTGAATTTGTACAAGATTCATCAGGTATGTTTAAAATATTAGCTTATTTAAGAGACTTTCACCCAACTTTTTTACGAGGATAAATAAGCCATTTTGAGATATATATTATACCTTTCAAAtttcattacaaaaaaataatactatTCCAGATTAGAAAATTAAATGAAGATGAGAGTTCGCGAGCTTACTTTGAGTATAGTGCCTTACTTGGGGATGCACTTACATCGGAAACAGATATTGAAGTGTGGGTCGGGAGCCATGTTGTCGAGTTCCTGATAAGGCTGAATGTCGACACTTCTCGATTGCCAGAGTTATTCAATGAAAGGTATGGATACCTTTACATTCTAATGACATTCAATGTAAACGTCTTTAACGTTTTTTTGCCAACTAGTTTacatggtatttttttttacttttgtaccacattcactgccagacaaATACCAAGAAACCGGTTGTCTATATCTGCAtataaaacaacccgcccagcatctgagcaaagttcatgagtgcccaccaggtgggttcttggcagtgaatgtgttaacggagcaataatattagaaacagTCCATAAGATCATTGACCAAGTAACTACATCGCTAAAATTTCTAAtctaacacattcactgccagcgacccaCTGGGCGGTTTCTGTGTTCAAAGGCGcctttcgctacatacggtttttcctaTGTTATCGGCTGAATTTGTTAAATGTTTGATACTTATAACATGGATTTAGGACACTACTTTTGTTTTAGATACCTAcagtattttattgtttacaGTGTTGATCAAAACCCTGGTATTGACACAGCCCTGCTGCTTGTGAGATATCCTAATTCGACCAATGCGGAGTTGATTTTGTCACCTCTGCTCACAAAATCTCTCGGCAACATAACATTACCACCGTAAGTAACTTGATTTCCACAAATTTGTGTTTTTCCATCAGGAAGGTAACCTAAAGCTAGGGCTACCAATGACTCTAGAGCATCTGGGCGGGGCAGGGTCTGGGTATTTGGGTAAATCTCAGATTTTTT encodes:
- the LOC134650233 gene encoding BRISC and BRCA1-A complex member 2-like gives rise to the protein MGTESCGVINDIAQVFRPYIQNIYQDLKLGLCKTKVDIERISGSAEGAESQFRLVLPYCSKKLKWEVIFDASTPWFAPDFRFDDESFLNNLDEDFLEDKVPSLAKWNENDPKALSGVISELLNLYKIHQIRKLNEDESSRAYFEYSALLGDALTSETDIEVWVGSHVVEFLIRLNVDTSRLPELFNESVDQNPGIDTALLLVRYPNSTNAELILSPLLTKSLGNITLPPMHQSGVLMDYVPMVTELLNNKIQALLNNEKLKRELLAQLIVRYEGAVLEHDANNAAFLFEMNDFHWMLQIDIGAKFPDKPPILTLRSVYHSSKGKPKFKVLPSCPYNNFEGYIEQQVEIFKNECKGLCSQIVNVEN